Proteins co-encoded in one Candidatus Poribacteria bacterium genomic window:
- the gnd gene encoding decarboxylating NADP(+)-dependent phosphogluconate dehydrogenase, whose amino-acid sequence MQNQLYHRRNINLEADIGLIGLAVMGENLALNMESKGFEVAVFNRTLSRVDAFIAGAANGKNITGAHSIPELIEKLESPRKIILMVKAGEPVDAFIAQLVPHLSKGDLIIDGGNSNFNDTVRRHAELAEKDILFIGTGISGGEEGALKGPAMMPGGSAAAYALVEPIFTRIAAQVDGTPCCSYIGPDGAGHYVKMVHNGIEYGDMQLICEAYSLMKGVLGMNAKEMHEVFSEWNSGELNSYLIEITADIFTQLDSSGTPFVDVVLDQAGQKGTGKWTSISALDLGISAPTIAEAVFARCISAIKSERVDAEQVIQGPSGAYQGDREEMLQAIHDALYAAKICSYAQGFALMREASAELGWDLDLGKISLGWRGGCIIRAKFLHRIAEAFARNPELPNLLLDSYFRGVIEAAQPNWRSVISTATQLGVPIPAFSSALAYFDSYRNGRLSANLIQAMRDYFGAHTYHKLDAEGNTILGKDGEPTVFHTEWMLEGRPEVIVE is encoded by the coding sequence ATGCAAAACCAACTTTATCACAGGAGGAACATAAATTTGGAGGCAGATATTGGACTCATCGGATTAGCAGTGATGGGCGAAAACCTTGCCCTGAATATGGAAAGCAAAGGCTTTGAAGTGGCGGTTTTCAACCGGACTCTCTCACGCGTTGACGCTTTCATAGCAGGTGCTGCAAATGGTAAAAATATCACAGGGGCACATTCAATTCCAGAACTGATTGAGAAACTGGAAAGCCCCCGAAAAATTATCCTAATGGTGAAAGCGGGGGAACCCGTTGACGCGTTTATTGCGCAATTAGTCCCACACCTCTCAAAAGGCGACCTCATTATTGACGGTGGAAACTCAAACTTCAACGACACCGTCCGTCGGCACGCCGAGTTAGCGGAAAAAGATATTCTGTTTATTGGGACAGGCATTTCCGGTGGCGAAGAAGGCGCGCTCAAGGGACCGGCGATGATGCCGGGCGGTTCAGCGGCGGCTTACGCACTCGTAGAGCCGATCTTCACAAGGATCGCAGCGCAGGTAGACGGCACACCGTGTTGTTCTTACATCGGACCAGACGGTGCGGGGCATTATGTCAAGATGGTGCATAACGGCATCGAATACGGGGACATGCAGCTGATATGTGAAGCTTACTCGCTGATGAAAGGTGTCCTCGGCATGAACGCCAAAGAGATGCACGAGGTCTTCAGTGAGTGGAACAGCGGCGAACTAAACTCTTATCTCATTGAGATTACGGCTGATATTTTCACACAACTCGACAGCAGCGGTACGCCTTTTGTTGATGTCGTGCTGGATCAAGCCGGGCAAAAAGGGACCGGCAAATGGACGAGTATTTCGGCCCTGGATCTGGGTATATCCGCACCGACGATCGCGGAGGCGGTTTTTGCGCGTTGTATCTCGGCGATAAAAAGTGAACGCGTTGATGCGGAACAGGTTATCCAAGGACCTTCCGGGGCATACCAAGGCGATCGTGAGGAAATGCTACAGGCGATTCACGACGCACTTTACGCCGCGAAAATCTGCTCCTACGCGCAAGGCTTCGCTTTAATGCGGGAAGCAAGCGCAGAGTTGGGATGGGATTTAGACCTCGGCAAGATTAGTCTCGGTTGGCGGGGTGGGTGTATCATTCGGGCAAAATTCCTACACCGGATTGCGGAGGCGTTTGCGCGGAATCCTGAGTTGCCGAACCTCCTACTCGACTCGTACTTCCGAGGTGTCATTGAAGCAGCACAACCCAACTGGCGAAGTGTTATTAGCACAGCCACGCAGCTCGGTGTCCCTATTCCGGCGTTCAGCTCGGCTTTAGCATATTTTGATAGCTACCGTAACGGTAGACTCTCTGCGAATTTGATTCAAGCGATGCGCGACTACTTCGGCGCACACACCTATCATAAATTAGACGCAGAAGGTAACACGATCCTCGGAAAAGATGGGGAGCCGACGGTATTCCATACCGAATGGATGCTGGAAGGTCGCCCAGAAGTTATTGTTGAATAG
- a CDS encoding HAD hydrolase-like protein codes for MDYGAQQALYDFQPQHEFFVGIDSDGCVFNSMEVKHNDCFSVNLVKHFGLASISRQVHQAWDFVNLYSTTRGTNRFKAILLVCDFLREMPLVQNMGVTVPELPYLREWSETETKLGNPALQAAIDNATGERHAELRQVMEWSLGVNESVEEIVYNLPPFPGVRETLQRLQGKADVIVVSATPDEALQREWAEHEIDAYVAVIAGQEMGTKTEHLTITTKDRYAENRVLMLGDSPGDLKAARDVGALFFPVNPGSEDASWQLFLDEAMEKFFNGQYAGAYESALIDKFQELLPETPPW; via the coding sequence ATGGATTACGGAGCACAACAGGCATTATACGATTTTCAACCACAACACGAGTTCTTTGTCGGAATTGATTCCGACGGCTGTGTGTTCAATAGTATGGAGGTTAAACACAACGACTGCTTCAGTGTGAACCTCGTCAAACATTTCGGCTTGGCATCAATTTCACGGCAGGTGCATCAGGCATGGGATTTCGTGAATCTCTACTCAACAACGCGCGGCACGAACCGATTTAAAGCGATACTGCTGGTGTGTGATTTCCTACGCGAGATGCCACTGGTGCAAAATATGGGTGTTACGGTGCCGGAACTCCCTTACTTAAGAGAATGGTCTGAAACTGAAACCAAACTCGGAAATCCAGCACTACAGGCAGCAATCGATAACGCAACCGGCGAGCGGCACGCGGAACTGCGTCAAGTTATGGAATGGAGTCTCGGCGTGAACGAAAGCGTCGAAGAGATCGTTTATAACCTTCCTCCATTTCCTGGGGTTCGCGAGACATTACAACGACTTCAGGGCAAAGCGGATGTTATCGTCGTGTCTGCTACACCCGATGAAGCACTCCAACGGGAATGGGCGGAACACGAGATTGATGCTTATGTCGCCGTGATTGCTGGACAAGAGATGGGAACGAAAACGGAACATCTCACGATAACCACGAAAGACAGATATGCCGAAAACCGGGTTCTCATGCTCGGCGACTCTCCGGGTGACCTGAAAGCGGCACGAGATGTGGGTGCCCTGTTTTTTCCTGTTAATCCGGGTTCTGAGGACGCATCGTGGCAATTGTTCCTTGACGAGGCAATGGAAAAGTTTTTCAATGGACAATATGCGGGTGCTTATGAATCTGCGTTGATTGACAAATTTCAGGAATTGTTGCCGGAAACCCCACCGTGGTAA
- a CDS encoding D-2-hydroxyacid dehydrogenase codes for MKILLQGRVEGELLQRLESIVGDEHTYVIPGSREELIEEGKDAEVFYGYCSEDIFPHLPNIKWIQSSSAGMDRHMYPALRESDVILTNAAGLYATHVADQAFALLLGLARGIHESVRNQDKHQWGGARTMPMIEIDGFKIGIVGMGGIGTQMAKRAKGFDMYVMAVDAYRTDKPDNVDELLPMDQLSNMMSQVDVVMIACPLTEETRGLINKDNLSVMQPTAFFINVARGPIVNEPDLIEILQAGTIAAAGLDVTEIEPLSADSPLWDFDNVIISPHSAGGSQRRMHRITGFFLDNLERYLKGEELRNIVNKELGF; via the coding sequence ATGAAAATTCTACTTCAAGGACGTGTTGAAGGTGAACTACTCCAGAGATTGGAAAGCATCGTTGGTGACGAACACACTTATGTTATTCCGGGTTCACGCGAGGAGCTTATCGAAGAAGGCAAAGACGCTGAAGTCTTTTACGGCTACTGCAGCGAAGACATTTTCCCGCATCTGCCGAATATCAAATGGATCCAATCCTCCAGTGCGGGTATGGATCGGCACATGTATCCTGCGCTCCGCGAGAGTGATGTTATTTTGACAAACGCTGCGGGATTGTACGCGACACACGTCGCTGACCAAGCATTCGCACTCCTGCTCGGTTTGGCGCGCGGTATCCACGAATCCGTGCGGAATCAGGACAAACACCAATGGGGCGGTGCAAGGACAATGCCGATGATCGAGATTGATGGGTTCAAGATTGGCATCGTTGGGATGGGTGGTATCGGGACGCAGATGGCGAAACGCGCAAAAGGCTTTGATATGTACGTTATGGCTGTTGATGCCTACCGCACAGATAAGCCTGACAACGTGGATGAACTGCTGCCGATGGACCAGTTGTCAAATATGATGAGTCAGGTGGACGTTGTCATGATTGCGTGTCCGTTGACAGAGGAGACACGAGGTCTCATCAACAAGGATAACCTCTCTGTGATGCAGCCAACAGCGTTTTTTATTAACGTCGCTCGCGGTCCTATTGTCAATGAACCTGATTTGATTGAGATTCTGCAAGCCGGGACAATCGCTGCAGCAGGTTTGGATGTTACTGAGATTGAACCGCTCTCTGCGGACAGTCCATTGTGGGATTTTGACAACGTTATCATTTCGCCGCATTCTGCCGGTGGTTCGCAGCGCCGTATGCACCGTATTACCGGGTTCTTCTTAGATAACTTGGAACGGTATCTGAAGGGTGAAGAGTTGCGGAATATTGTGAATAAGGAACTTGGATTTTAG
- a CDS encoding AAA-like domain-containing protein, translating to MRRFGTQGPVNPEQHYVVPRTAELTEFIKRVKEGRYIVIFAPRQTGKTTFFQRAVAALTAEDLIYFPIQLNFEIYVDCDRSEFYESLTKRICKEIERVFHERGEALNETLKHFLDNAQITNHLSMMEFFEQVQRFLKDGENYQKVVLIIDEFDGIPTSALKGFLHAFRHTYITHATLQCPHSLGIVGVKSIAQLDYDRSVSPFNIHDDFALPNFTLTQVQELFGQYTAEVGQAFAPEVIESIHKQTGGQPFLVNRFAQILTEEMDIPKTETLTMTHFSEGYELFLDERNTNIEHLLTNIRKDPRFQTLLMRIVSYEDSVSFNPDNDIINELATYGVITKGADRKCEIVNPIYLYRIVQAFKPIVNGLERDYFPEDTDGFQYLTSDGHIQMERLMDNFRDFIARAGFRILQVPETPQEFIGQHLLFAYLDQFVASVNGAMYMEVPTGRGRMDLIILHNQRKYIVETKIWRSDRLYTEGKQQLAAYLSTEGVTEGYYVVFDHREVPSPRTETEKIDGLTIRSYVIPVVPERPSRAVEQKV from the coding sequence ATGAGAAGATTCGGTACACAGGGTCCCGTGAACCCTGAACAGCATTACGTTGTTCCTCGCACTGCAGAACTCACCGAGTTCATCAAGCGCGTTAAAGAGGGCCGCTATATCGTCATTTTCGCACCGCGCCAGACGGGCAAGACGACTTTCTTTCAGCGCGCCGTTGCAGCACTCACCGCTGAAGACCTAATCTATTTCCCTATTCAACTGAATTTTGAAATATATGTAGATTGTGACCGTTCCGAATTTTACGAGTCTCTCACCAAACGGATTTGCAAGGAAATTGAACGCGTTTTCCACGAACGCGGAGAGGCACTCAACGAAACACTCAAGCATTTTCTCGACAATGCCCAGATAACCAACCATTTGTCAATGATGGAATTCTTTGAACAGGTTCAGCGTTTCCTGAAGGACGGGGAAAACTATCAGAAAGTTGTCCTCATTATTGACGAGTTCGATGGCATCCCTACATCTGCCCTGAAAGGTTTTCTGCACGCGTTCCGACATACTTACATCACTCACGCCACGCTTCAATGTCCGCATAGTCTTGGCATTGTGGGTGTCAAAAGTATTGCACAACTTGACTATGATCGCTCTGTTTCTCCGTTCAATATCCATGACGATTTTGCTCTGCCCAATTTTACACTCACACAGGTGCAAGAGCTGTTTGGACAATATACCGCTGAGGTCGGACAGGCTTTTGCTCCGGAAGTAATTGAATCCATTCACAAACAGACCGGGGGGCAACCCTTCCTCGTCAACCGATTCGCGCAGATACTCACAGAGGAGATGGACATTCCGAAAACTGAAACACTTACAATGACACATTTTTCAGAAGGATACGAATTATTTTTAGACGAACGGAACACCAACATTGAACATCTCCTGACCAATATCCGCAAAGACCCGCGCTTTCAAACCCTACTTATGCGAATCGTCTCTTATGAGGACAGCGTGTCATTTAACCCTGATAATGACATTATCAATGAACTTGCAACGTATGGAGTCATCACGAAAGGGGCTGACAGAAAGTGTGAAATTGTCAATCCTATTTACCTGTACCGCATTGTCCAAGCATTCAAACCGATAGTCAACGGGTTGGAGCGCGACTACTTCCCCGAAGACACCGATGGATTTCAGTACCTCACGTCCGATGGACACATTCAGATGGAACGGCTCATGGATAACTTCCGAGACTTTATTGCCCGCGCAGGATTTAGGATTCTACAGGTACCCGAAACGCCCCAAGAATTCATTGGGCAGCATCTTCTCTTTGCCTACCTTGACCAGTTCGTTGCGAGTGTGAACGGAGCGATGTATATGGAAGTCCCAACCGGACGGGGTCGGATGGATCTGATCATTCTTCACAACCAGAGAAAATATATCGTTGAGACGAAGATATGGAGAAGCGATCGGCTCTATACTGAAGGCAAACAGCAACTGGCGGCGTATCTATCAACGGAAGGTGTAACAGAGGGTTACTACGTTGTGTTTGATCACCGCGAGGTGCCGTCACCGCGTACAGAGACTGAAAAGATAGATGGGTTGACGATTCGGAGTTATGTGATTCCTGTGGTGCCAGAACGTCCTTCGCGTGCCGTAGAACAGAAGGTTTAG